TATCaaatttaagacggattccgttcaaagttcgagcaatagatgcaaaaattatttactaaaaatctactcacagcacggtaacttcgtGAATACTATTTAAATAGGGGTACCTTTTTCGCTAATTGTAATTcggttctctaagtgaccccgcgatgaaatccccaagcattctcgagaaatttaatgtcaaacttcgtaagaatgctaaaagctagtgttattgtgttttcaactaatgcgaaacgttctttttaactgaagtATGGATAACGTCAAGTTCAagtttctctcgcggggtcagcttgagagcttaaatctcgataggatcttcttacctttattcaaaatactACCATGCTAAGaaatttttttggtaacttaattttagccattattgctcgaatgttgtgggGAAATCATCTTTAACAcacttttttaaataaaatgtcATCTTTATCATTTCTACATTAAAACAACCCACATTTAtaaagcttctttgtttttcttccttaagataaataattaaacaacAGGTGcaccagaaaaaaaggaataacgCGCCTAACCGTTGCCATAGCGATCTTAAGATAAAACTGCATACTACGACAGAAAAGCAACACTTTGCCCATCGATATCATCTGGGGCAGAACTCTTCTCAACCTGAAGTTCATGTTACAACAAAAGTACCATTGGCATACTTTCTACGACAGGAACAGAACTAATCGCAATGCGACTTATTCAATTCCTATTCGTGTACATTCTGCACCATTCAAAGACAACGCAAGCAAACTGTCAGGCGAGATGCGAAGAGACAAACGGGCGAGCCACCGATAGAGGATTGAAAAACCGTGCATTGGTAggacacagcttcaagaactttACTGTGAACAAACCTTATGACTGTCATCTGCTCTGCTTTGTCGAGaaatgcagatgtcaagcctaccaaatgaaggGAAAGCACAGCTGTGAATTGCTTGATGAAGACAGGTTTGCGGCCCCAGATgacttaaaagaagaaaaaggttaCGAGTATTATGAAATGGACAGAGAGTATGAGAAAACGGTAAGATACTATGATACTATCAATATGATGGTAATTTAAGTTACAAAGAAGGGCTTTCAACTTTGAACAGGCCCCTCACAGGCATGGAGAACACTGACTCATCTTGCATCATTCTCGCTGTTGTTTCAAATTCAGCGTCCTCGTATTAACAACAACATTGTCTCAGGGAGTGTAAGCTTTTCATACACTAAAACCCAATCTTCATTTCCTCGCATAGAGTAAACAGCTATAAACTACAATAAAATTGAATCAGAAAATCACAAAAAAGTGGTATAGGCAAAAAAAGGAAGGGAGAAGTGTATGAATAAACACAGTAAGACTTCACACCCTGTCGCGCATTAGGTCGTGTAGAGAGTGCATCGTTTACAATCTTGGCCTGTGCACAAATTCAGAATTATATGAACGAAAGTTGCATTTCTAAAAATTGTCCCTTCTTTTCTTTAAGACACACAACGCATGTGCAAATCAACCATGCAGTAACAGGTGCTGTGAAGACAATCCCTGTTCCAATGGAGGAACATGCACCGAACTGTGCCAGCAcgccaaacaaaagttcaacTGCACAAGGGCGATTGGATATGTCGGAAAATTCTGTGAGAAAAATATTCCTATTCCTCAATCTTGCAAGCAGTTACAACTCGAGGTTAAGAACTTAACACAATCAGATGTATACTCCTTGCATGATCCAACAACGAAGACGTGGTACCAAACTTTCTGTGATTTCATTTCTGAAACtggattcgtttggactctGCTCGAGTCCTTCAGCTTAGCCAACAAAAACAATTTCCGTGCTCAGCCTTTCTTTCAGGATTACCCAGTGAATCAGAACTCCTTCAAGTGGAACAAGTTTCGCCTGTCATTGCTGATAATGAATTCAACACTGAGCCATTCCACACACGTCCGAGCAACGTGCAACTTCAACACTGACGGACTGGTAAAAACGGATTACTTGAGGGCCAAGACAGCTGAATTCAACATCCTGCTGCTGAAAGGTGGTCGATGTGTAACACTagaatatatcaatatcagaggccatgagggctaCAACTCCTCTGTTATGATGAGTCAAGAACCTTGGCACCTTCACACTGATTCACATTACGGCGGGGACGTTTGTCCGTTCAATAGTGCTAAAAGCGGCTCCATTGGGGGAAAAGGCGAAGATAACTTTGGATATTACGCCATAACCAATCCTTTACACAGATGCTCCTCGGTGGATGATTCTACCACACAGTGGTGGTTTGGCGTACAgtaactttttccttttccgcAGATAGAACACTTCACCCGGTTGCAAAAAGTTATAAAGTAGTTTTTTGTGAGTTATGGGAAAAAACCCATTTTTTTTATCTGCAACTTTCCTTCTCTCAACGAAGGAAAGACGTCTTCACACAACTATTCCAAAAGGAGTGGGAATCTCCGTTGCACGCAATGCATTTCCTAGAATTATCATAATAAAGTCCTTTAAATCACTGTACATTTCCTAGAAAAATCTTCAGTCTGAACTCTTCTCAATTTCATGAGAAAACTAATACACTCATGCCACCTTGCTGCA
This window of the Acropora muricata isolate sample 2 chromosome 14, ASM3666990v1, whole genome shotgun sequence genome carries:
- the LOC136897471 gene encoding uncharacterized protein, with product MRLIQFLFVYILHHSKTTQANCQARCEETNGRATDRGLKNRALVGHSFKNFTVNKPYDCHLLCFVEKCRCQAYQMKGKHSCELLDEDRFAAPDDLKEEKGYEYYEMDREYEKTTHNACANQPCSNRCCEDNPCSNGGTCTELCQHAKQKFNCTRAIGYVGKFCEKNIPIPQSCKQLQLEVKNLTQSDVYSLHDPTTKTWYQTFCDFISETGFVWTLLESFSLANKNNFRAQPFFQDYPVNQNSFKWNKFRLSLLIMNSTLSHSTHVRATCNFNTDGLVKTDYLRAKTAEFNILLLKGGRCVTLEYINIRGHEGYNSSVMMSQEPWHLHTDSHYGGDVCPFNSAKSGSIGGKGEDNFGYYAITNPLHRCSSVDDSTTQWWFGVQ